The Zalophus californianus isolate mZalCal1 chromosome 8, mZalCal1.pri.v2, whole genome shotgun sequence genome has a segment encoding these proteins:
- the HRH3 gene encoding histamine H3 receptor isoform X2 — protein sequence MERTPPDGPLNASGALAGEAAAAGGARGFSAAWTAVLAALMALLIVATVLGNALVMLAFVADSSLRTQNNFFLLNLAISDFLVGAFCIPLYVPYVLTGRWPFSRGLCKLWLVVDYLLCTSSVFNIVLISYDRFLSVTRAVSYRAQQGDTRRAVQKMVLVWVLAFLLYGPAILSWEYLSGGSAIPEGHCYAEFFYNWYFLITASTLEFFTPFLSVTFFNLSIYLNIQRRTRVRLDGARDPEPAPEAQPSPPPAAPGCWGCWHKGRGEAVPLHRYGVGVGEAAPGTEAGEAALGGGSGGGAAASPTSSSGSSSRGTERPRSLKRGSKPSASSASLEKRMKMVSQSITQRFRLSRDKKVAKSLAVIVSIFGLCWAPYTLLMIIRAACHGHCVPDYWKTKKKTRP from the exons ATGGAGCGCACGCCGCCCGACGGGCCGCTGAACGCGTCGGGGGCGCTGGCGGGCGAGGCGGCGGCTGCGGGCGGGGCGCGCGGCTTCTCTGCCGCCTGGACCGCGGTGCTGGCCGCGCTCATGGCGCTGCTTATCGTGGCCACGGTGCTCGGCAACGCGCTGGTCATGCTCGCCTTCGTGGCCGACTCGAGCCTCCGCACCCAGAACAACTTCTTTCTGCTCAACCTCGCCATCTCCGACTTCCTCGTGG GGGCCTTCTGCATCCCACTCTACGTGCCCTATGTGCTGACTGGCCGCTGGCCCTTTAGCCGGGGTCTCTGCAAGCTGTGGCTGGTGGTGGACTATCTGCTCTGCACCTCCTCCGTCTTCAACATCGTGCTCATCAGCTATGACCGCTTCCTGTCAGTCACCCGCGCT GTGTCCTACCGGGCCCAGCAGGGTGACACGCGGCGGGCGGTGCAGAAGATGGTGCTGGTGTGGGTGCTGGCCTTCCTGCTGTACGGGCCGGCCATCCTGAGCTGGGAGTACCTGTCTGGCGGCAGCGCCATCCCAGAGGGCCACTGCTATGCCGAGTTCTTCTACAACTGGTACTTCCTCATCACGGCCTCCACGCTCGAGTTCTTCACGCCCTTCCTTAGCGTCACTTTCTTCAACCTGAGCATCTACCTGAACATCCAGAGGCGCACCCGTGTCCGGCTGGATGGGGCACGTGACCCCGAGCCCGCGCCCGAGGCCCAGCCCTCTCCCCCGCCGGCCGCACCgggctgctggggctgctggcACAAGGGGCGAGGGGAGGCCGTGCCGCTGCACAGGTACGGGGTCGGGGTTGGCGAGGCAGCCCCTGGCACCGAGGCCGGGGAGGCGGCCCTCGGGGGCGGCAGCGGTGGGGGCGCCGCGGCCTCGCCCACCTCCAGCTCCGGCAGCTCCTCACGGGGCACAGAGCGGCCGCGCTCGCTCAAACGTGGCTCCAAGCCCTCGGCATCCTCCGCATCGCTGGAGAAGCGCATGAAGATGGTATCCCAGAGCATCACCCAGCGCTTCCGGCTGTCGCGGGACAAGAAGGTGGCCAAGTCGCTGGCCGTCATCGTGAGCATCTTCGGGCTCTGCTGGGCCCCATACACACTCCTGATGATCATCCGGGCCGCCTGCCATGGCCACTGCGTCCCTGACTACTG GAAGACGAAGAAGAAAACACGTCCGTGA
- the HRH3 gene encoding histamine H3 receptor isoform X1 has product MERTPPDGPLNASGALAGEAAAAGGARGFSAAWTAVLAALMALLIVATVLGNALVMLAFVADSSLRTQNNFFLLNLAISDFLVGAFCIPLYVPYVLTGRWPFSRGLCKLWLVVDYLLCTSSVFNIVLISYDRFLSVTRAVSYRAQQGDTRRAVQKMVLVWVLAFLLYGPAILSWEYLSGGSAIPEGHCYAEFFYNWYFLITASTLEFFTPFLSVTFFNLSIYLNIQRRTRVRLDGARDPEPAPEAQPSPPPAAPGCWGCWHKGRGEAVPLHRYGVGVGEAAPGTEAGEAALGGGSGGGAAASPTSSSGSSSRGTERPRSLKRGSKPSASSASLEKRMKMVSQSITQRFRLSRDKKVAKSLAVIVSIFGLCWAPYTLLMIIRAACHGHCVPDYWYETSFWLLWANSAVNPVLYPLCHYSFRRAFTKLLCPQKLKIQPHSSLERCWK; this is encoded by the exons ATGGAGCGCACGCCGCCCGACGGGCCGCTGAACGCGTCGGGGGCGCTGGCGGGCGAGGCGGCGGCTGCGGGCGGGGCGCGCGGCTTCTCTGCCGCCTGGACCGCGGTGCTGGCCGCGCTCATGGCGCTGCTTATCGTGGCCACGGTGCTCGGCAACGCGCTGGTCATGCTCGCCTTCGTGGCCGACTCGAGCCTCCGCACCCAGAACAACTTCTTTCTGCTCAACCTCGCCATCTCCGACTTCCTCGTGG GGGCCTTCTGCATCCCACTCTACGTGCCCTATGTGCTGACTGGCCGCTGGCCCTTTAGCCGGGGTCTCTGCAAGCTGTGGCTGGTGGTGGACTATCTGCTCTGCACCTCCTCCGTCTTCAACATCGTGCTCATCAGCTATGACCGCTTCCTGTCAGTCACCCGCGCT GTGTCCTACCGGGCCCAGCAGGGTGACACGCGGCGGGCGGTGCAGAAGATGGTGCTGGTGTGGGTGCTGGCCTTCCTGCTGTACGGGCCGGCCATCCTGAGCTGGGAGTACCTGTCTGGCGGCAGCGCCATCCCAGAGGGCCACTGCTATGCCGAGTTCTTCTACAACTGGTACTTCCTCATCACGGCCTCCACGCTCGAGTTCTTCACGCCCTTCCTTAGCGTCACTTTCTTCAACCTGAGCATCTACCTGAACATCCAGAGGCGCACCCGTGTCCGGCTGGATGGGGCACGTGACCCCGAGCCCGCGCCCGAGGCCCAGCCCTCTCCCCCGCCGGCCGCACCgggctgctggggctgctggcACAAGGGGCGAGGGGAGGCCGTGCCGCTGCACAGGTACGGGGTCGGGGTTGGCGAGGCAGCCCCTGGCACCGAGGCCGGGGAGGCGGCCCTCGGGGGCGGCAGCGGTGGGGGCGCCGCGGCCTCGCCCACCTCCAGCTCCGGCAGCTCCTCACGGGGCACAGAGCGGCCGCGCTCGCTCAAACGTGGCTCCAAGCCCTCGGCATCCTCCGCATCGCTGGAGAAGCGCATGAAGATGGTATCCCAGAGCATCACCCAGCGCTTCCGGCTGTCGCGGGACAAGAAGGTGGCCAAGTCGCTGGCCGTCATCGTGAGCATCTTCGGGCTCTGCTGGGCCCCATACACACTCCTGATGATCATCCGGGCCGCCTGCCATGGCCACTGCGTCCCTGACTACTGGTACGAGACATCTTTCTGGCTGCTGTGGGCCAACTCAGCCGTCAACCCTGTCCTCTATCCTCTGTGCCACTACAGTTTCCGACGAGCCTTCACCAAGCTGCTCTGCCCCCAAAAGCTCAAGATCCAGCCCCACAGCTCCCTGGAGCGCTGCTGGAAGTGA